In Gadus macrocephalus chromosome 4, ASM3116895v1, the following proteins share a genomic window:
- the c4h8orf74 gene encoding uncharacterized protein C8orf74 homolog, protein MMATLTETEMKKISKLQRCEAVPRLAGHFTWPEFGDKRWPSVLRQFHQHFVFDMALFTVTRGFPWRDVIRAATMAKDVFPRLNGLDIPALLALLDEAQTQRLPNLSLLHGSQLSWYLTDACVGSHRLLAAVVDHATNVSTERAHLEVQVPPRPLPFTQGLTLEEVELQRRQAELTAALGCTEHQLQALRTAPRVSRRTEVNTAALLDAEGVQELVRSMAEQVATSLRQEATLVAKLLELKLQSTVLSTRGSSSPALTPQAIAKPTRPAQVRKGRRK, encoded by the exons ATGATGGCAACCTTGACCGAGACCGAAATGAAGAAGATATCAAAACTTCAG AGGTGCGAGGCTGTGCCGCGGCTCGCGGGTCACTTCACGTGGCCCGAGTTCGGTGACAAGCGGTGGCCCTCCGTACTGCGACAGTTCCACCAGCACTTCGTGTTCGACATGGCGCTGTTCACGGTAACTCGGGGCTTCCCGTGGAGGGACGTGATCCGAGCAGCGACGATGGCTAAAGACGTATTTCCGCGACTCAATG GTTTGGACATTCCTGCGCTACTGGCCCTTCTGGATGAGGCTCAAACCCAACGGCTGCCCAACCTATCACTGCTCCATGGGAGTCAGCTGAGCTGGTACCTCACCGACGCCTGCGTTGGGAGCCACCGGCTACTCGCAGCAGTAGTTGACCATGCCACCAACGTTTCCACCGAGCGGGCTCATTTAGAGGTGCAGGTGCCCCCAAGGCCACTGCCTTTCACCCAG GGCCTgaccctggaggaggtggaactCCAGAGACGACAGGCAGAGCTCACCGCCGCCCTGGGGTGCACTGAGCACCAACTCCAGGCTCTACGCACGGCCCCAAGGGTCAGCAGGAGGACGGAGGTCAACACGGCCGCACTGCTAGACGCTGAG GGTGTACAGGAGTTGGTCCGTTCTATGGCGGAGCAGGTAGCCACCAGCCTGCGTCAAGAAGCCACTCTGGTCGCAAAACTCCTGGAGCTCAAACTGCAGAGCACAGTCTTGTCCACTAGGGGGAGCAGCAGCCCAGCTCTGACTCCCCAGGCCATCGCCAAGCCTACACGACCAGCTCAGgtcaggaaggggaggaggaagtga